CCTGCTGACCGATACCCGCAACCCCGGCCTGGACGAAACCGGTTACGCCGAACTGCTGCGCCAGACGCTGGGCGTGCAGCAGCTGCTGTGGCTGGACGGCGGCCTGGAAAATGACCACACCGACGGGCACATCGACACCATCACCCGTTTCGTGGACCCCCACACCATCGTGACCAGCGTGGCCGAGGACCCGTCCGACGCCAACTTTGCCGTGATGGCCGGCAATCTGCAGCAGCTGCGCGAGATGCGGGACGCTGAGGGCCAGTCTTTCCGCATCGTGGAGCTGCCGCTGCCGGCGACCCGGCTGGAAGGCGCCGAGGGCCGGCTGCCGCCCACCTACGCCAATTTCTATATCGGCAACGGCTTTGTGGCTGTGCCGCAGTACGGCGATCCCAATGATGGGCGGGCGCTGGAGATCCTGCGGCCCCTGTTCCCCGGCCGCGAGGTGATCGGCCTGCCCAGCCGCCAGATTATCGAGGGAGGCGGGTCCTTTCACTGCCTGACCCAACAGCAGCCGCTGGGCCCGGTCTGGACTGGGCCAGAGGTAGCAGCGCGCTGACAGCGGTACGCTGCCGGCCTGCATATGCTTGACGAATACCGTATAAGGCATTATATTATTCAACATCACCGCCCACTGAGGGCGGTTTTTTTATGGCTTTCCGTGGTTAGTGTCCCCCCCTGCTCGGTGTTCCGGGGCAGAGGCGCTGACAGCCCGGCTCCCCGGAACTAAACTGGCCAGTGTGATTGAGGCCACCGACTTTTCCGGAGAGTCACTGCCCTGGCCGCCTGCGGAGACACAGGCCGGCCTCTAGGCGCAGGCGATGCAGCCCGGCGTGCAGGAAATGCAGCAGCTGCTCAGATCCTTTCCGATGAACAAACTGGCGCTGGAAGAAGGGCACGCCAGCCGCTACAGCCAGTACCCCGAGGGCGACGTGCTGACTTTTCGTTCGCTGCGCGACCCGGCCAGCCTGAGCGAAGAATCCGAGCGCCTGACACTGTTTCTGTATAGTGACCGCCTGCTGACCCTCAGCCTGCATGAGGTGACTTATCTGGACGATGTCCTGGCGTCCCTGAAAGACGACCCGGCGCAGTCGGCCGGAGACATCGCTTTTCGGCTGCTGGATCAGGCCGTCGGCAGCTACTCGCAGTTTGCTCATATCCTGGAAGACCGCATCGACGAGCTGGAGCTGGGCATGTTCGGGGAAGGCCGGTACCGGCACCAGGACCACCTGGTCCAGACCGTCTTTGACCTCAAGCAGCGGCTGACGCAGGCGCGGCGGCTGTGTCTGGACGCCCAGGACACCCTGGTGCTGCTGACCCGGCACACCGCAGCCGACGAAGCCGATCTGCTGCGCTTCCGCGACGTCCGCGACTCGGTTGACCGGATTTACAAGCGGCTGGACAGCAGCCGCGACAACCTATCCAACTTGCTCAACATCTATTCCAGAGTGCAGAGCCAGCGCATGAACGAGGTGATGCGGACCCTGGCCTCGGTCAGCACCGTGTTTCTGCCGCTGACCTTTCTGGCCGGTGTCTGGGGCATGAACTTCGATCAGATGCCCGAGCTGCACTGGCACTACGGCTATGCGATGGCCTGGGTCATTTTTGGTCTGATCTCGGCCGCGCTGGTCTGGGTGTTCAAGCGGCGCGGCTGGTGGTAGCCCCGGCCCGCCGCATAAGCTTGACGAATACTGTATAAGACGCTATAGTATTCAACATAACCGCTCCGAGTGAGCGGCTTTTTTATTGCCCGCGCCTTTAATGCCTACGCCGCTGCGAGAGCGGCGGGTTCAGGTCTGCGCCTCTTCCTCGGCCTGGTCCTGAATCGGCTGGCGGGAATACTCCAGCTGGCCTAGAGTGCCGCCCTCACCGGCCAGCAGTACCACGTCGCCCTTGGCCAGCGGGGTTTCCGGTAGGGCCAGCAGCGGTTCGTTATCGCGCCAGATGGCGACCGGCAGTACCTCGCTGTGCTGGTGAAGTTCGCTGACAGTCTTCCCGGCCTGCTCCGGCGGCACCGGCCACTCGCGCAGGCGAAAAGATCCCTCGTCATCGGAGGGAGCGCCGCGCAGGTCGTAGTTGAGAAAGTTGCTGAGGTGAGGTGCCACCAGCAGCCCGGCAATCCGCCGCCCGCCCAGGCGGTGAGGGTCAATGACGGCAGTCGCGCCGGCATGTTTCATCTTGCGGCCCACCGCTTCGCTGCTGACCCGCACGATAATCGGCAGGTCGGGGGCCATCTCGCGGGCCGAGACCAGCACGAACATATTCTGTGCGTCCGAATCCATCACCGAAATCAGCGCCTCGGCGCGGTCCAGCCCGGCGCGGTTGAGAATGTCCTCGTCGGCCGCATCGCCCAGCAGGGTCCGCAGCTCGGTCTGCTCGGCCTGCACCAGCAGTTCCTCGTTGGTGTCGATAATCAGTACCTGTTTGCCGGCGTCCAACAGTTCCTGACAGACCGCCTGGCCCATCATGCCGTAGCCGCATACGATCACGTGATCTTTCATTCGCGCCAGAATCCTTTCCTGTTGCCGCCGCAGCAGCTTGGGGTCGGTCAGCCGGCGCACCGCCTGCTCGGCCACCGCGCCCAGCAAAAACAGCATCATGCCCACGCCCAGAAACATCAGCAGGATGCTGAACCACTTGCCGGCCACCGAAGGCGGCCTAACCTCTCCGAACCCCACCGTGGTCAGCACCATCATGGTCATGTACAGCGAATCCAGCAGCGAGTAACCCTCAATCAGGTGGTAGCCCGCCGTGCCCAGGCCGACCAGGCCCGCCACAATCAGCAGCAGATAGAGGGCAGAGAAACGGAACATCCTCTTCACTGTAAAGGAAGACTCTGCCGCCTGACCGTGGGCTGCAGCCACAAAAAAAGCCCCCGCGCTAGGGGGCTGAGAGAGGGGATAGCGGGGATAGCAGGGCTCAGTCCTTGGGCGCATCAATCACCTTGGTGTTCTTGGACTTGTCCTTGCGGCCAGGGCCGCCAGCGGCCGTCACCGTCTTCTGGACCGTCTGACCGGCGCGGGCCAGGTCAGCTTCCACCTGGCGGTTGACCAGCAGCTGCTGGCCGATACCGATCAGGGTGGACAGCACCAGATAGATGCTGACGCCAGCCGGGAAAATCAGGGCCAGGTACACGAAGAAGATGTACATGATGGACTGCTGCTTAAACATTTCCGGCGTGCGGCGGGTGCTGACCCACAGCTGCCCCAGGTTCACGACCAGGTACAGCGCGGGGAGAATCCACAGCGGGTCAGGAATCGCCAGGTCAGGCATCCACAGGAAGCCCGAATCGAACTCGAAGTTGCGGATGGTGGCCCACAGCGCGATCAGGACCGGCAGCGGGAGGAAGCTGGAAAGGCAGCCGGCCGGGTTGAAGTTGTGTTCCTTATAGAGCGCGGCCATCTCCACCTGCATGGCCCGCTGGGATTCCATGTCCTTGGCGTCCTTGTAGCGGTCCTGGATTTCCTTCATCTTGGGCTGCAGCACCTGCATCTTGGCGGTGGTGCGGGCCTGGGCCTGCATGATCGGCCACATCACCAGCCGCAGCAGCAGCGTCAGCAACAAAATGACCAGGCCCCAGTTGTGCACCAGGCGGTACAGCGCGTCCATCAGCGACACGATGCCCAAGCTCAGGCGGCCGAAGATGTTGGGGTCAAACACTCCTGGCATCTGCGCGAAGCCCGACTGGGTCAGGTGAACCAACTCGTTGTGGCCGCCGTACACGTCCACCGAGCTTTTCCCAGTCATGCTGAGGTCCAGTAGGGCGTTGCTGCCACCAGTCATCTGGGCATCGATCCGGGTGCCTTCGGCCGGCCGCACCAAGATGGCCGGCGACATCTGGTTGGGTGGCACGCGCTGCATGGCGGCGTAGCGGATGTTCTCCACCTTGGTGACGCCGGCGCCCTGCACGGTCGCGACCTCGCCTGTCTGCGGCAGGGCGCGGACCCGGGGGTTACCTTCGTTGCCCAGGCCCGGCAGCAGCATCTGGTAGCTCTGCTTGCTGTCGTTGCCGACCTCGGTCTGCACGTTCAGCACGTAGTTGCGAGTATGAATCGTGACCGTCTTGGTGACGGGAGCGCCGCCCTGCTCATAATGGAAGACGGCCGTCTGCTGGTTGTTCTCTTTGTCGTCCTTGAGCACCGGCTGCGCCGCCTTGACCGGCGCCTTGGAGTCAATGCCGTTCAGCTGAATCTGAAGTGCGGGGCCGTTGACCAGGTTGATGATGCCGCGTTCGTTCTGCAGCGCCGAGAAATCAAAAGTTCCGTCGGCATTCTGCTTGATATAAGGGGAGCCGGCGTAGGTCTTGACGTACCAGCCGATGATTTCGCCCTTGTTGTTAAAGACGATGTCGGCCAGGTTGGACCGGGAAATGGCCTCTTCGCCCTGCTGCCCATCAAAATCGGCCGAGAGCCAGTCCTGGGTCAGGGTGTGACCGAACGGCGGAATGCGGTTAGTGCCCCCGCAGCCGGTCAACAGCAGAGCGCCACTTGCAATGAGAAGTAATTTTTTGGTCATGTTCTCGCTTTCTTGCTGGCCCGCGGCGCTCCGGCGTTCCTGTCATCAGAACACTGGGCACACAGGCGGCGGCCAGTAAAGGACTGTAGATAAAGGTAAAGAAAAGGATAAAGGATTCGGGCCAGCCTGTCGGCGGCCAGGCTCCTGCGCCCCGGTACGCGGCCGGCGCGGCTCCAGTTCCCGGGGGGGCCCTGCCATGGCCAGCGCCTGCGGGCACCGCTGCCCCCCAGTGTAAGGGGCCGGCACGGGACAAACCATCCGCTCAGCTTACCAACTGTCCTGCCGGCTGGCGGGCCGGGCTGTGGCAGCCCTGGCTGCGCATCCGGGCGCGGTTGTGCTACACTGCCTGCTGTTCTCTTGCACCTGAAGGAATTCAGGAGACGCGAGAAAGGCACGGGCGCCTGCCCGCGGCCCCGGCAAAACCACACAGGACTGCTGTCAGCCTCCCGGCCGCCGGCAGCGGTCCGGAGCAGAAAGAGAAGAAGGTCCACTTCTTCTCCCTGCATCCGCCACAAGGAGTTGAACCATGTCCAAGAAGCCCGTTCCCAAGAAAAAGACCAGCAAGAGCAAGCGCGATATGCGCCGTAGCCACCACGCCCTGAGCCTGCCGGCCCTGACTGAGTGCCCTCAGTGCCACGCCAAGAAGCTGAGCCACCACGTGTGCGCCAACTGCGGCTACTACAACGGCCGCCAGGTGCTGAGCGTCTGAGGACGCCTCCAGCGAGAAAGCTCCCCCAGCCGGGGGAGTTTTTTTTGGCCTACCAGAAAGCATAAAACCAGGCCGCTCTGAACGGGCGGCCCGGCCAAGTCAGATAGGTCCAGCGGCCGCCCTTACCGCTTGTCAGCCACCCACAGCCCCGCAATGCCGAAGGTCAGTGGGCGGTAGCGGGCGCTGAAGCCGGCCTGGCGCATCATGGCAAGCAGTGTGCGGGGCTCAGGAAAAGCCAGCACGCTTTCGGGCAGATAAGTGTAGGCGCCGCCGTCACCGCTGATGACCGCCCCGATGCGTGGCAGCACCTGCTGAAAGTACAGCCGGTAGACCTGGCCGAACAGGTTCTCGGCGGGCGGCGGGAACTCCAGAATCGCCAGCCGGCCGCCGGGGGCCAGCACCCGGTACATCTCGGCCAGGCCGCGCTCGTAGTCGCTGAAGTTACGGAATCCGAAGGCACAGGTGACCGCATCGAAGCTGGCGTCCGGGTAGGGCAGGTGCAGGGCGTCGCCCTCCTCCCAGGTCACCTTCAGGCCTGTCTGACGGCCCTTAGCCCGGGCCAGTTCCAGCATTTCCGGCACGAAGTCGCTGCCGGTCACTTCGGCGTAGGGAGCACGGCGCTTGAGTTCCAGCGCGAAGTCGCCGGTGCCGGTGGCGATGTCCAGCACGCGGCGGGGGGCTTTGGCGAGGGCTTCCCGGGCCGCCGTCCAGCGCCAGGTCTGGTCCACGCCGAGGCTGAGGATCCGGTTCAGCAGGTCGTAGTGCGGGGCAATCGTGGCGAACATGGCCTGCACGTCGGCGCCCTTATCCTGTCTGTCGCCCACGGCGGGTTTGCTGTGGGGGCGTTGGGGGTCAGTCATGGGGACATGGTAGAGCAGCAGGGCAGAGGCTACGGGATATGTATGCACGCTGCGTGGCAGGACGGCCATAAGCCTAAGCCAAATTGCTGAGGCACTCAGGCCGACCTGCCGTCAGACTGGCATGATGACGGATCTTCGGACAGAGTTGGATGGAGCACTCTTTACGCTGCGGGCAGTCATTCTCTGCGAACGGGAAGGCAAGGTGCTGGTGGAGGGCGGCAATTATCCCTTCCGCAACTTTCCCGGCGGCGCAGCGCAGCTGGGTGAGACGCTGCGGGACGCCGCCGCCCGTGAGTGGCGCGAGGAAACAGGGCTGGACGTAGGCGAGCTGCAATTGACTGCACTGGTAGAGAACTTCTTTGAGCTGACTGGCCGGCGCTGGCACGAGTTGGGCTTCTACTTTCGCCTGACCACGCCCGTAGACTTCAGCGAACGTCGCCAGAATGCCGACAATCCGGCCAACCACCTGGACTGGGCCGACCTGCAAGGCGGTGGGCTGCCCATCTATCCCACTCCGGCCCTCACATTGCTGGACGTGCCAGCCGGCCAGTTCCGGCACATCATCCACCGGGACTGGGCGCCAGCGCCAAGCAGCGACCTCCGCTTCGGCCTGGAAGGGACCGAGGTGCAGGTGCGGGTTCATCTCCTTTATGTTCAGGACGGTCAGCTGCTGACCAACACGGTCCCCGGCTCCGGCTTCTTGTTCCTGCCCGGCGGTTCGGTCAGGCTGAATGAGGATTCACAGGCGGCGGCCCTGCGCGAGTTCCGGGAAGAAACG
This region of Deinococcus sp. Marseille-Q6407 genomic DNA includes:
- a CDS encoding agmatine/peptidylarginine deiminase translates to MTHLSTSAPTPRDLGFAMPAEWEPHAATWMSWPADDELWFGHLEGVRQDYAELVRTIARFERVELLCRSAECEADARRRLGEDARNVTFHQVPLDDSWVRDNGPIFVRNAAGEVALVNWRFNAWGGKFEWENDNRVPEYMAARLGMGHWDRPEVLEGGGLEVTGDGVGLTTRSCLLTDTRNPGLDETGYAELLRQTLGVQQLLWLDGGLENDHTDGHIDTITRFVDPHTIVTSVAEDPSDANFAVMAGNLQQLREMRDAEGQSFRIVELPLPATRLEGAEGRLPPTYANFYIGNGFVAVPQYGDPNDGRALEILRPLFPGREVIGLPSRQIIEGGGSFHCLTQQQPLGPVWTGPEVAAR
- a CDS encoding magnesium transporter CorA family protein, which gives rise to MQQLLRSFPMNKLALEEGHASRYSQYPEGDVLTFRSLRDPASLSEESERLTLFLYSDRLLTLSLHEVTYLDDVLASLKDDPAQSAGDIAFRLLDQAVGSYSQFAHILEDRIDELELGMFGEGRYRHQDHLVQTVFDLKQRLTQARRLCLDAQDTLVLLTRHTAADEADLLRFRDVRDSVDRIYKRLDSSRDNLSNLLNIYSRVQSQRMNEVMRTLASVSTVFLPLTFLAGVWGMNFDQMPELHWHYGYAMAWVIFGLISAALVWVFKRRGWW
- a CDS encoding potassium channel family protein, with product MFRFSALYLLLIVAGLVGLGTAGYHLIEGYSLLDSLYMTMMVLTTVGFGEVRPPSVAGKWFSILLMFLGVGMMLFLLGAVAEQAVRRLTDPKLLRRQQERILARMKDHVIVCGYGMMGQAVCQELLDAGKQVLIIDTNEELLVQAEQTELRTLLGDAADEDILNRAGLDRAEALISVMDSDAQNMFVLVSAREMAPDLPIIVRVSSEAVGRKMKHAGATAVIDPHRLGGRRIAGLLVAPHLSNFLNYDLRGAPSDDEGSFRLREWPVPPEQAGKTVSELHQHSEVLPVAIWRDNEPLLALPETPLAKGDVVLLAGEGGTLGQLEYSRQPIQDQAEEEAQT
- the yidC gene encoding membrane protein insertase YidC, with the protein product MTKKLLLIASGALLLTGCGGTNRIPPFGHTLTQDWLSADFDGQQGEEAISRSNLADIVFNNKGEIIGWYVKTYAGSPYIKQNADGTFDFSALQNERGIINLVNGPALQIQLNGIDSKAPVKAAQPVLKDDKENNQQTAVFHYEQGGAPVTKTVTIHTRNYVLNVQTEVGNDSKQSYQMLLPGLGNEGNPRVRALPQTGEVATVQGAGVTKVENIRYAAMQRVPPNQMSPAILVRPAEGTRIDAQMTGGSNALLDLSMTGKSSVDVYGGHNELVHLTQSGFAQMPGVFDPNIFGRLSLGIVSLMDALYRLVHNWGLVILLLTLLLRLVMWPIMQAQARTTAKMQVLQPKMKEIQDRYKDAKDMESQRAMQVEMAALYKEHNFNPAGCLSSFLPLPVLIALWATIRNFEFDSGFLWMPDLAIPDPLWILPALYLVVNLGQLWVSTRRTPEMFKQQSIMYIFFVYLALIFPAGVSIYLVLSTLIGIGQQLLVNRQVEADLARAGQTVQKTVTAAGGPGRKDKSKNTKVIDAPKD
- the rpmF gene encoding 50S ribosomal protein L32; amino-acid sequence: MSKKPVPKKKTSKSKRDMRRSHHALSLPALTECPQCHAKKLSHHVCANCGYYNGRQVLSV
- the ubiE gene encoding bifunctional demethylmenaquinone methyltransferase/2-methoxy-6-polyprenyl-1,4-benzoquinol methylase UbiE, translating into MTDPQRPHSKPAVGDRQDKGADVQAMFATIAPHYDLLNRILSLGVDQTWRWTAAREALAKAPRRVLDIATGTGDFALELKRRAPYAEVTGSDFVPEMLELARAKGRQTGLKVTWEEGDALHLPYPDASFDAVTCAFGFRNFSDYERGLAEMYRVLAPGGRLAILEFPPPAENLFGQVYRLYFQQVLPRIGAVISGDGGAYTYLPESVLAFPEPRTLLAMMRQAGFSARYRPLTFGIAGLWVADKR
- a CDS encoding NUDIX domain-containing protein; amino-acid sequence: MTDLRTELDGALFTLRAVILCEREGKVLVEGGNYPFRNFPGGAAQLGETLRDAAAREWREETGLDVGELQLTALVENFFELTGRRWHELGFYFRLTTPVDFSERRQNADNPANHLDWADLQGGGLPIYPTPALTLLDVPAGQFRHIIHRDWAPAPSSDLRFGLEGTEVQVRVHLLYVQDGQLLTNTVPGSGFLFLPGGSVRLNEDSQAAALREFREETGVEAVSAQLVGLTEGFDPASHRQQLGLCYRVEAAQPLPLTVRPVQDQTELVLDWVPLPEVEAHAVQPAGLSRFLDTPAGHLEQLVLNWS